In Nicotiana tabacum cultivar K326 chromosome 2, ASM71507v2, whole genome shotgun sequence, the following proteins share a genomic window:
- the LOC107777929 gene encoding uncharacterized protein LOC107777929 produces MGGGGAFRAAAKVAGVTVANSGFRSVTAEHPVYTAARNVVRPVSVSAITSSSEDVKSGVVHGGSVDVSSVQKILSEFDDWEMAGGEEDMIVKSGEPLPRVVFGGAPSLQEATEATSDLKDALEKVYLSPPASDYGGSCISGSSLLPFSKACVASKTVVTPSAPKHAIQAFRFLSETPAAQSVVASIACDPNVWTAVLQNPALQEFLESQKTSEKCASFPDLDQKMDESVADTDSFSQSSPRNAFSKYEAEESKSKNSFTGFLQNVTHTVTQTVINMMSSLSDYFNNLFGGTKVFIEADGSAKLGAVEKTLGASFIGLAIMAIMVVVLKRR; encoded by the exons ATGGGTGGCGGAGGAGCGTTCAGAGCAGCGGCGAAAGTAGCCGGAGTCACCGTCGCTAACAGCGGCTTCCGCTCTGTAACGGCGGAGCATCCAGTTTATACAGCCGCGCGCAACGTCGTCCGTCCGGTGTCGGTGTCCGCGATAACATCATCCTCGGAAGATGTCAAGTCCGGCGTGGTTCACGGTGGTTCAGTCGATGTGTCTTCGGTGCAAAAGATTTTGTCGGAATTTGATGACTGGGAGATGGCCGGCGGCGAGGAGGACATGATCGTTAAGTCTGGTGAGCCGCTGCCAAGAGTCGTATTCGGTGGAGCGCCTTCTCTTCAGGAAGCTACAGAGGCTACTTCTGATCTCAAAGATGCACTCGAAAA GGTATATTTGTCCCCACCTGCTAGTGATTATGGAGGTTCTTGTATTTCCGGCTCAAGCTTATTGCCCTTCTCAAAAGCCTGTGTTGCCAGCAAGACTGTTGTCACTCCTTCCGCGCCGAAACATGCTATACAGGCATTTAGGTTTCTAAGTGAAACTCCTGCAGCTCAG AGTGTTGTTGCTTCAATTGCTTGTGACCCAAATGTGTGGACTGCAGTACTGCAAAATCCTGCCCTTCAAGAATTCCTCGAGTCACAGAAAACCAGTGAGAAAT GTGCATCATTCCCTGACTTGGATCAAAAGATGGATGAGTCCGTTGCTGATACTGATTCCTTTTCTCAGTCATCCCCAAGGAATGCGTTTTCCAAATATGAGGCGGAAGAGTCTAAATCCAAGAATTCATTTACAGGTTTTCTGCAGAATGTTACACATACAGTGACACAAACAGTGATCAATATGATGAGCAGCTTGTCGGATTACTTTAACAATCTCTTTGGAGGCACCAAGGTTTTTATTGAAGCTGATGGAAGTGCTAAATTAGGCGCTGTGGAAAAGACGTTGGGAGCATCTTTCATCGGCTTGGCAATCATGGCTATTATGGTTGTCGTCCTGAAACGCCGTTAA